The Roseovarius sp. EL26 genome contains the following window.
GCTGCTGACGGCGACGCAGTCGACGGCGATTACGGCGTCGGCGGCTTTGGCGGCTTGCAGGAAATGCGCGACATGAACAAGCCAGTGATCGCGGCTGTGAACGGCATCGCCTGTGGCGGTGGTTTGGAACTGGCGATCTCGGCCGACATCATCCTTGCCGCAGAACACGCCACCTTTGCCCTGCCTGAAATCCGTTCCGGCACCGTGGCCGATGCCGCCAGCGTGAAGCTGCCGAAACGTATCCCATACCACATCGCGATGGAGCTGTTGCTCACCGGCCGCTGGTTCGACGTTCAAGAGGCCAACCGTTGGGGTCTCGTCAATGAAATTCTGCCCGCCGACCAACTGATGGACCGCGCGTGGGAGCTCGCCCGTCTGCTCGCCTCCGGCCCACCGCTGGTTTATGCCGCGATCAAAGAGGTGGTGCGTGACGCCGAAGATGCCAAATTCCAGGATGCGATGAACCGCATCACCAAAAGCCAATTGCCATCGGTCGAAAAACTCTACCGGTCCGAGGATCAACTTGAAGGCGCCCGTGCCTTCGCCGAAAAACGCGATCCGGTCTGGAAAGGTAAGTAAGATCAATGCCCTGTGCCTAACCCAAGGCGCAGGGCATTATTTGCGCAAGATGCGATCTGTCAGGTTCAGGCGCTGCGAAATGATCGGCTTCAGATCCTCGGCTAGCGCTGGCTCTGATGAACAAAGCTGCTCCAACTCGTCCAACCGGTTGGTGGCGATCAGTTGCAGTGCAT
Protein-coding sequences here:
- a CDS encoding carnitinyl-CoA dehydratase → MNPIKTRREGAILEVTLDRPKANAIDLETSKIMGDVFLEFRDDPELRVAILTGGGEKFFCPGWDLKAAADGDAVDGDYGVGGFGGLQEMRDMNKPVIAAVNGIACGGGLELAISADIILAAEHATFALPEIRSGTVADAASVKLPKRIPYHIAMELLLTGRWFDVQEANRWGLVNEILPADQLMDRAWELARLLASGPPLVYAAIKEVVRDAEDAKFQDAMNRITKSQLPSVEKLYRSEDQLEGARAFAEKRDPVWKGK